In the genome of Arachis stenosperma cultivar V10309 chromosome 2, arast.V10309.gnm1.PFL2, whole genome shotgun sequence, the window AACAAAGAGCAACATTCACCTGAAATGGCATCTAATACAGTCTTATATGGTGTACCCTTCAATTGCATCTGTCTTCGTACAGTGTCAAGAGGATAACATGTAAGTGTGGCCAGAGATGCTGAAAGCACCGCAGTTAGTAGAGATGTTTCAGTTCTTTTTTGATATTTCTCTGGCAATGACTTCTTTAATCTGTTACCCATAGAAAGCCAAGATGTTTCAATTCAAATGTCAACATCCAATCTCTTGCGTAGAAGGTAAAAAGATTACTCATGAACTCACAAGTCAAAAACACAGAAGTTAACTGCAATATAAGGAGCTATTCCAATAAGAGAAGGTCCAAGACCATAGTAGAAAGATGCAAACCCTTCTTCTCTTAGCATGCTCAATGCAACCTGGAAAAGCCACAATATGGCGCATCAGCTAAGGCAGATCTTGCGAAATTTATAAAGAAGGTGGATCGTACCTCTGACATTGTTCGATAACCAGGCTCAACAGCTAATCGTAATCTCAGGACATCTAATGGGTAAGTAACCTGCATACATATTTACAAAGTTAGACATATACATCAACATTAATTGAAGAAATTATTAGAACATATATATTGATCCTTGCTATGAAACACGATAGCATCATGAAAGCAACACAGCAAACTGAACAAGAATGAATTACTTACAAAAGTTGATGTCATGCCAGCAAAAGCACCAGCTGCAAGTCTCCCCAGAACAGAGAGCTTACCATCCTTGCCACTGAAAATTTTCTGTAAATGAGAAGTTAAAAACGGAGATCTATGCAATAAATCTTTTGCATTAGAAAGTCTTGAGAGAAAATAAGTAACCAACCTTATAAGTTTCATAAGCAAAAAGCTGGACAGCACTATAAGGTATAACCCGAATAACCTGGAGCATTAAAAGTAGAAACactaaaataaatgaaaacaCTAGTCAACACTACAAGGAGCcataaaaacagaaataaataTAAACTTGTCCCTAACTAGAGAGAAACCTGGGGGAGATTGCCCTTCCAATAACCTTTGATTCCTTCTTCCTTCCCTATAACTGTTATAGCCTGTAAATCATATTCATGTAAGCTCCAAGAACTTATGATTTATCAAAGTGCTCAATGCCTCTATAACGGGGGGAAATATAAGCATAGAGATTGGGAAgactaattttcttttcttaaaaaaaagtttagtatataatattcaaatATAAGTCTTAAATCATAGATAATTAGTGACATAACATAAGTAAGCATTCTTTATCAACAAATGTAAAGTTAGCTGTTgttctttctttatttctcCCTCTACTTTACCCCAAGAGGAAAAGAATGGCGTAAAATTAGTCACACAATCATATGGTCATTATTAATCATTTTATAACTTACAAATAACAAACGGATAACACTATATGAGGGGTTTTCCCATAGAGAGGGGGAAAAAGAAAagctttccttttattttttttaatttttactttcCTTTCTCTTCCCATTCGACAACAGCATATTCGGATTCTCCAAAATCCAGATTTAAAACAAAcgaataaagaaaaagaattactaaaaaaatataaaaaaaagttgaaaaaacaATCAAGGGATTGAATATACCTCAATCAAACTAATCGCTTTCTTTGCACTTGCTTTACCGGCTATCACTCCATGCGTCtgccaaaaaaataaatataatacttAAAAAAACCACACACAAAATGTCATTTCACGAAAAATCAAATATCCTCGATGCAAAGGAAAACGGAAACTGTCAATAGAGAAAATGCGAGAGAGAATAAGGAATTGAGAAACATCGATCAGAAGCGCGAAGTTCGAACGTGCCGCACCTGCATGAGGATCTTGATACGGTCGAGAGGCGCCGTGACGGTCTTCGCGGCAGCGCCGGCGATAGCTCCGGCGAGAAACAGCGCGCCATCCTTTGGAACGAGCGCCACCACAGCGAGCGGGCGTCTAAGGAGCTGAGATGCCGTAGGCGCGAATTCTCTGTCGAATCTCGTCTTTGCCACCGACACGGACGCGAATTTACAGCTGATTCCACTGCCATTGGCGTCGCCGGCGGCAAAGGCGAGTGTGGCGTCGTTTCGGAGATGTTTGGAGCGGCTAGGTAAAACGACATCGTCGTTGTTGAAGGAGGTTAGTTTGAGGCTGGGGATTTTGCGCCACGTCACAACGGCAGTGTCGTTTGCCATAACGGAGTCTTAAAGGTTGGAACGTTGTGGAtgtaaaatactaaaatagcATAATGCTTCTCACACACGGAGCTGGACACGTTCACATCCGTTTCACACTTCCACAAGCACGCATCGATCTCTCAGCTTGACACGCACATACAGCGTAACATGCTGAAAACTGTGTCAGCAGTCAGCATCACAGAATTAGAATTTTCCATATAGGTATACACACACGTGCAGATATATatacatctatatatatatgtgtttaTGTCTAATAATTAAGCTCTTGCAAAGTGCAAAACCTACCTTCTAGTCTTTTAGATTATAATTAGGGTAACCCTAGACAATAAacaacccaaaaaaaaaatcaatgaatCAATTGGGAAGTAGAAGTCAAGCTTCTCCATCTTCAACAAACAAGAAGAAGATTGAGAGAAGGGTCATTGAGAAAAACAGAAGGAACCACATGAAGATGCTCTACTCCAAACTCAACTCTCTTCTCCCTAGGCCCAAGgtatactctctctctctctctcgatGTTCCATATAATTGTTCTGTAActactaattttatttataataatcaTTACAAAATAAATGTAAAAGGAACCGTTGCCATTGCCTGATCAAGTGGACAAGGCCATAAATTACATAAAGAGCTTAGAGGAGAAGGTGAAGATGGCTAAGGAAAAGAGAGAGAGGTCGTTGGGAATTGGAATCCGAAGAAAGAGGACGCGTGGTGATTGCAGCGGTGTTGATCGCCAGAAACCGCCACAACTTGAGGTTCATGAAATAGGTTCGTGTGTTGAAATTGAAATGACATGTGGATTAGATACTCAGTTCATATTCTATGAAATCATTCTTATTCTGAATGAAGAGAATATTGATGTCAAGAGTGTCAATTCCTCACTCATCGAGAATTCCATGTACCATGTTGTTCGTGCAGAGGTATACTTACATGCATATATACAAATTACAAACTATAAGTGTTTCTAATAAATTCGAAATTAAATCTTAATAATTAAGGGGTAGATATTGCTGGTTAAGAATTTTAAAACAAgaaatgttttaaaattttattttatttatcccGGACCAAACATTCTTTTTTTATAacctttaattaattaatgcgcataatatactaaaattcttaaaatataatACCACCAATTTGTTGTCAAAGATAGGACCAAACCCGAAATCATTTATTGATGAAATGAGTATCTTtttacttttgaaaaaaaaaaaaaaaccgaaatatttgataaaaaaaattagctaaAAAATGTattgaatttattgttttttaatatttataaattctagtaataatatataatactaaataaaataaattctaatttttgttttttttttcctagCATTACTGGAAAAAAATACCTCTCATTTATTTTTGCCAAATAATTTAAACTCTCTATTAGCTTGATGTTCTTGAGGTATATATGTTACGTAGCAATACATGGTCCTTAAATGACTAAAGAAATTCTTTTAATGCCTTTTATTTTCCCTTATActacttaattaattttttgtgaaattttgtGCAGATTTTACCGTCTTTGCTTCAATTCGGTGTGACTAAAGTAAGTGAGAGATTGAAAAGGTTTGTGAATGAACCAACCAGTGAAATTGAATTACAATCTGATTATCAGTTGTTGGATTTTGAGATTAATACTGATGAATTAGCGGAGCTTTTAGGTTTTTTAGAAGAGAAATAATAGGATTTAGAAAGAATACTTTTTATCAATATTAGATTATTAGTCAAGATTTTGCCTTACCTTAATACTTTATTTTTAGGAGGTCACTCAAATAAAGACGTctaaaacatctttttttaaaagatgtctctatgttgtgttttaattggtttatgtataatttattcGGTATTCCTCatcacatattattaaattcctcaaaagattttcttttccaaaacaataaaaaatatttaatttggactaaaacaaaaaaaagtaataaattaactattagatttttttaaaaaattatttacattAAAAAGTACATTACAttcatcaatatatatatatatatatataacaagctcaaatttcttaaaatatttataaataaaaaaaataattaatttatattcgtacaatatataaaataattactatattattattatattatagattaagattcactaatttaaatttttttatatttttaatataagcattagaaataaataaaatttttataactaaatgtagagtaacaaaatatatataatattaattagtttttaaaaaattctaaaaaatagtttcttttattttagtaaaataactatttattaaagtagataaattaattattttcttctcaTATACAGTTTTTTTaagacataaaaataattaattaagacaTTAGTTAAGATAATTAAAGTCactatttcattaaatttttaatttaaagaaaaatcctagttaattttggtatagaaatttcgaatttgaaaacattgataaaaattatgttgaattttgatttatttgattctCATTTAAATTAATCACTACA includes:
- the LOC130962030 gene encoding probable envelope ADP,ATP carrier protein, chloroplastic, whose protein sequence is MANDTAVVTWRKIPSLKLTSFNNDDVVLPSRSKHLRNDATLAFAAGDANGSGISCKFASVSVAKTRFDREFAPTASQLLRRPLAVVALVPKDGALFLAGAIAGAAAKTVTAPLDRIKILMQTHGVIAGKASAKKAISLIEAITVIGKEEGIKGYWKGNLPQVIRVIPYSAVQLFAYETYKKIFSGKDGKLSVLGRLAAGAFAGMTSTFVTYPLDVLRLRLAVEPGYRTMSEVALSMLREEGFASFYYGLGPSLIGIAPYIAVNFCVFDLLKKSLPEKYQKRTETSLLTAVLSASLATLTCYPLDTVRRQMQLKGTPYKTVLDAISGIVARDGFIGLYRGFVPNALKNLPNSSIRLTTYDIVKRLIASSEKEFQTITEENRNKQMKQ
- the LOC130958424 gene encoding transcription factor bHLH162-like; translated protein: MNQLGSRSQASPSSTNKKKIERRVIEKNRRNHMKMLYSKLNSLLPRPKEPLPLPDQVDKAINYIKSLEEKVKMAKEKRERSLGIGIRRKRTRGDCSGVDRQKPPQLEVHEIGSCVEIEMTCGLDTQFIFYEIILILNEENIDVKSVNSSLIENSMYHVVRAEILPSLLQFGVTKVSERLKRFVNEPTSEIELQSDYQLLDFEINTDELAELLGFLEEK